The Thermofilaceae archaeon genome has a segment encoding these proteins:
- the tmk gene encoding dTMP kinase, with the protein MIFVAFEGIDGAGLTTHARLTEKYLESKGFRTVLTKEPTDGLIGGLIRACLRGEWRTDPMTLQLLFAADRCHHVNTVILPALRAGRAVVTDRYLFSSLAYGSLDLDYEWLKSLNSRFPLPDITFVLDIEPNIALARIREDRFAIELFEEVEKLERVRSAYRRVAAEFANVYVIRTDDEVEEVQRKVEALIDECLERLRMRRSC; encoded by the coding sequence ATGATATTTGTCGCATTCGAAGGCATTGATGGGGCGGGCTTAACTACCCACGCTCGCTTGACGGAGAAGTACCTCGAAAGCAAAGGCTTCAGAACAGTTTTAACGAAGGAGCCGACAGACGGCTTGATCGGCGGCCTGATCAGAGCGTGCCTCAGGGGTGAGTGGAGGACCGACCCGATGACCCTCCAACTGCTCTTTGCAGCAGACAGGTGTCATCACGTGAACACCGTGATCCTCCCCGCCTTAAGAGCCGGGAGAGCCGTAGTTACGGATCGCTACCTGTTTTCCAGCTTAGCATACGGCTCGCTGGATCTGGACTACGAGTGGTTGAAGTCTTTGAACTCCAGGTTTCCGCTCCCCGATATAACGTTCGTTCTGGATATCGAGCCGAACATTGCGTTAGCGAGGATCAGAGAGGATAGATTCGCAATCGAACTCTTTGAGGAGGTTGAGAAGCTCGAGCGCGTCCGCTCAGCGTACAGGCGAGTAGCGGCAGAGTTCGCGAACGTTTACGTCATTAGAACCGATGACGAGGTCGAGGAGGTGCAAAGAAAAGTGGAGGCTCTCATCGACGAATGCTTGGAACGTCTCAGAATGAGGAGAAGCTGCTGA
- a CDS encoding ABC transporter substrate-binding protein, whose protein sequence is MEKKTIVLLVVALIAGAAIGYALALPSIIALQSKLNDLQSKLNPNFVERIKARGVLIVGTSADWPPFEYVDKDGNIVGIDIEIAKRIAEELGVRLEVKDMKFAALIEAVQKGVVDIVLADMTPTAERGKVVDFSIPYYFSKGNAIVVLKEKLGSIQKVEDLYGKKIGVQLGTIQEEWARQTLGDKSQIITYDRVYPEMYMALKRGDIDVMVLGDTVAAALSKKLPELTIAFYGGGGRIGAAVALPQGAYDLKYVVNKVIEQLLESGEMEKIFESEILKWLGES, encoded by the coding sequence ATGGAAAAAAAGACGATAGTTCTACTCGTTGTGGCACTAATAGCTGGAGCAGCGATTGGGTATGCACTCGCTCTACCGTCGATCATAGCCCTTCAATCGAAATTGAACGACCTCCAGTCGAAGCTAAACCCCAACTTTGTCGAGAGGATAAAAGCTCGCGGAGTCCTCATAGTGGGAACATCGGCGGATTGGCCGCCCTTCGAGTACGTTGACAAGGATGGGAACATCGTGGGGATCGACATTGAGATAGCGAAAAGGATTGCGGAAGAGTTAGGCGTGCGATTGGAGGTCAAGGACATGAAGTTTGCGGCGCTGATTGAAGCGGTTCAGAAGGGGGTTGTAGACATTGTTCTCGCCGATATGACACCTACAGCCGAGCGTGGAAAGGTCGTAGATTTCTCGATACCTTACTACTTCAGTAAGGGTAACGCAATCGTAGTGCTCAAGGAGAAGCTTGGCAGTATTCAAAAGGTGGAGGATCTCTATGGGAAGAAAATTGGGGTTCAACTCGGCACAATTCAAGAAGAATGGGCTCGACAAACGCTGGGCGATAAGTCCCAGATAATCACCTACGATAGGGTCTACCCTGAGATGTACATGGCGTTAAAAAGAGGGGACATAGACGTTATGGTCCTTGGAGATACAGTCGCGGCCGCGCTCAGCAAGAAGCTCCCCGAGCTAACAATCGCTTTCTACGGGGGAGGGGGTAGGATCGGTGCAGCCGTGGCGTTGCCACAGGGAGCGTACGATCTCAAGTACGTCGTGAACAAAGTTATCGAGCAGTTGCTGGAGAGCGGCGAGATGGAGAAGATATTCGAGAGCGAAATCCTAAAGTGGCTTGGAGAGAGTTAA
- a CDS encoding amino acid ABC transporter ATP-binding protein: MSGINDDVLVVEQLRAGYKGHEVLHGVDLRVGRGEKVVIMGPSGSGKSTLLKCIVLLVKPKSGRIVLDGEEITDHRVDVRRVRAKTGFVFQQYNLFPHMTVLRNLTLPLEVVKKVPKKEAERRAMEVLKMFGMEEFAERYPLQLSGGQQQRVAIARALLMDPVLLLLDEPTSALDPELRREVLEALIKIARQGRSMLIVTHELDFAEAAADRVVLMDRGVIAEEGTPDELFYNPRSECGKKFFVELKAVARS; the protein is encoded by the coding sequence ATGAGCGGGATTAACGATGATGTACTTGTTGTAGAACAGTTAAGGGCTGGGTACAAGGGTCACGAAGTACTCCATGGGGTCGACTTGAGGGTTGGTAGGGGTGAGAAGGTAGTCATCATGGGACCGAGCGGCTCTGGCAAGAGTACGCTGCTCAAGTGTATCGTTCTGCTGGTGAAGCCAAAGAGCGGCAGGATCGTGCTAGACGGTGAAGAGATCACGGATCACCGGGTGGATGTAAGAAGGGTAAGGGCGAAGACGGGCTTCGTCTTCCAGCAGTACAATCTGTTCCCCCACATGACCGTGCTGCGCAACCTGACTCTACCGCTTGAGGTTGTGAAGAAAGTGCCGAAGAAGGAGGCCGAAAGAAGAGCGATGGAGGTGCTGAAGATGTTCGGCATGGAGGAGTTCGCCGAGAGGTATCCGTTGCAGCTGAGCGGCGGTCAACAGCAGCGGGTGGCAATAGCACGAGCCCTGCTGATGGATCCCGTTCTACTGCTCCTAGATGAGCCCACTTCCGCTTTAGACCCCGAGCTGAGAAGGGAGGTTCTCGAAGCGCTCATTAAAATTGCTAGGCAGGGGAGATCAATGTTGATCGTAACCCACGAGCTGGATTTCGCGGAAGCTGCAGCAGATAGAGTTGTGCTGATGGACAGGGGAGTGATCGCTGAAGAAGGAACTCCCGATGAACTATTCTACAACCCAAGGAGCGAGTGCGGGAAGAAGTTCTTCGTTGAGCTTAAGGCTGTAGCTAGAAGCTAG
- a CDS encoding aldolase/citrate lyase family protein, producing the protein MFGRLPQLLRKGEVALGSWVTIGNPEVVEMLSLLGFDWLLLDAEHAPLDIHLLEYMMMAVRGEATPLVRVPANDPVYVKRVLDIGAAGILFPLVSTAEEAKLAVRSTRYPPSGIRGVGPRRAASYGLRSAEYFNEADKVIVVVQIETREAVENIESILAVEGVNAFFVGPNDLSFSLGCRSWREEPVLKALEKVAEASRSTGVPGGMYCPDDESLKYALSLGFKLIALGSDYRYLIAGARARLERARSMLALK; encoded by the coding sequence GTGTTCGGGAGGCTACCTCAGCTGCTGCGAAAGGGGGAAGTAGCGTTAGGCAGCTGGGTAACGATCGGGAACCCCGAGGTTGTTGAAATGCTCTCCCTCCTCGGCTTCGACTGGCTTCTCCTCGACGCTGAACACGCCCCGCTCGACATACACCTGCTTGAGTACATGATGATGGCTGTTCGAGGTGAAGCGACACCGCTAGTCCGCGTCCCTGCCAACGACCCGGTGTACGTCAAGAGGGTTCTTGACATAGGCGCTGCAGGCATCCTTTTTCCGCTGGTGAGCACAGCGGAGGAGGCTAAACTAGCTGTTAGATCGACGCGTTATCCACCATCGGGAATACGAGGCGTCGGCCCTCGCAGAGCTGCGAGCTACGGATTGAGATCCGCCGAGTACTTCAACGAAGCAGACAAGGTCATCGTTGTCGTCCAAATCGAGACTAGGGAAGCGGTCGAGAACATCGAGAGCATCCTAGCTGTTGAGGGGGTAAACGCGTTCTTCGTGGGCCCCAACGACCTATCCTTCTCCCTCGGCTGTAGATCGTGGAGGGAAGAACCGGTGCTAAAGGCCCTCGAGAAGGTGGCCGAGGCTTCACGTTCAACAGGTGTTCCCGGGGGCATGTACTGCCCCGACGATGAGTCGTTGAAGTACGCGTTAAGCTTGGGCTTCAAGTTGATCGCCTTAGGAAGCGACTACCGCTACCTGATAGCTGGGGCCAGGGCACGGCTTGAGCGCGCCCGCTCAATGCTAGCATTGAAGTGA
- a CDS encoding ACT domain-containing protein produces the protein MRKTISVNQVVQEILIARPHLLSALGMGIVNYSALARALRSEVERRMGTSVSEAAIKVALIRLREQITRGISGEDVMRVIAESTTTLIDDVGLATIRLSDPLELLHSLTGIKARLLQITQGIRTLTIVADSASLHQLLARFERSIVEEVYFDQAAVIVESPKAIITTPGVMAYMTFLLAFHGINVTQVISTYTDTLFIVSREKAVEAYSILRSAVEEARRILKNI, from the coding sequence ATGCGTAAAACAATAAGCGTCAACCAGGTGGTTCAAGAAATCCTTATCGCAAGACCCCACTTGCTGTCCGCACTGGGCATGGGCATCGTCAATTACTCGGCTCTTGCCCGAGCCCTTAGGAGCGAAGTCGAGAGGAGGATGGGTACGTCGGTCAGCGAGGCAGCAATAAAGGTCGCGTTGATCAGGCTCCGAGAGCAGATTACAAGGGGTATTTCGGGAGAGGACGTGATGCGAGTTATCGCTGAGAGCACTACAACTCTCATCGACGATGTCGGTTTAGCAACGATAAGGTTGTCTGACCCGCTGGAGCTGCTGCATTCGCTCACGGGGATTAAAGCCAGGCTCCTCCAAATCACTCAAGGCATACGGACCCTTACTATCGTTGCAGATAGTGCCTCTCTTCACCAGCTCCTTGCCAGATTCGAGCGCTCCATTGTTGAGGAGGTATACTTCGATCAAGCAGCGGTCATAGTTGAAAGCCCGAAAGCCATCATCACAACGCCAGGCGTAATGGCTTACATGACATTCCTACTTGCGTTCCACGGGATCAACGTCACGCAGGTGATCTCAACCTACACAGACACTCTGTTCATCGTCAGCCGGGAGAAGGCCGTCGAGGCTTACTCTATACTTCGTTCGGCTGTCGAGGAGGCGAGGAGGATCCTGAAAAACATTTAA
- a CDS encoding hydroxyacid dehydrogenase, with product MPKLVIASASYGLYAPEAMRLLSEVFDEIRRIDLKANEPEESTIGKVGDADALILGAGGRITRRVMLEAANLKIIARHGIGLDNVDLAAATELGIPVTYCRHTGEEVSVAEHTVALILACARRIVEADRAVREGRWGARVHLVGLELRGKTLGVIGLGAIGREVAQIMKGGFGMRVLAYDPYVPNEVFDRVGATRVDLETLMRESDVITVHVPLTDETRGLLNAEKLAIVKRGAILVNTSRGAVIDEAALRKALEEGRIYYAGLDVFEREPPIGSPLLTLQNVVLTPHVAAFTREALYRMDMANAEDLVRFFRGEKPLRLANPEVYERGLRFGRKPP from the coding sequence GTGCCAAAGCTGGTAATCGCATCAGCCTCTTACGGCCTCTACGCGCCCGAGGCGATGCGCCTTCTCTCCGAGGTTTTCGATGAGATTAGGAGAATTGATCTTAAGGCAAACGAGCCTGAGGAATCCACGATCGGAAAAGTGGGAGACGCGGACGCTCTCATTCTTGGTGCTGGAGGGCGGATAACACGCAGGGTTATGCTGGAGGCCGCGAACCTGAAGATCATTGCCCGCCACGGTATAGGGCTCGATAATGTAGATCTCGCGGCCGCTACCGAGCTCGGAATTCCCGTCACTTACTGCAGGCACACCGGAGAGGAGGTAAGCGTGGCAGAGCACACGGTGGCACTGATACTCGCTTGTGCGAGAAGGATCGTTGAAGCCGATAGAGCGGTAAGGGAGGGGCGATGGGGGGCTAGAGTCCACCTGGTGGGGTTGGAGTTAAGGGGGAAGACCTTGGGGGTGATCGGGCTTGGCGCTATAGGGAGGGAGGTCGCTCAGATCATGAAAGGAGGGTTTGGAATGCGCGTGCTAGCCTACGACCCGTACGTCCCAAACGAAGTTTTCGATCGGGTCGGCGCTACGCGCGTAGACTTGGAGACTTTAATGAGGGAAAGCGACGTGATCACGGTGCACGTCCCGCTCACGGATGAGACGAGAGGACTCCTCAACGCTGAGAAGCTCGCGATCGTCAAGCGGGGCGCCATACTAGTGAACACATCCAGGGGCGCCGTTATCGATGAAGCAGCCCTTCGGAAAGCTTTGGAGGAGGGAAGGATCTACTACGCTGGTCTAGACGTTTTCGAGCGTGAACCCCCTATAGGGAGCCCCCTCTTGACCCTTCAGAACGTCGTTCTCACACCCCACGTGGCGGCTTTCACGAGGGAGGCGCTCTACAGGATGGACATGGCTAACGCTGAAGACCTGGTTAGGTTCTTCCGCGGCGAGAAGCCCCTGCGCCTGGCGAACCCCGAAGTTTACGAAAGAGGCTTGAGATTTGGCAGGAAGCCACCATGA
- a CDS encoding M42 family metallopeptidase: MTDYKISNEALEFLKKVCEAVGPSGFEDEVLKMFYDYGKSFADEVVRDNLGSLVFIKKGSSERPRVLVAGHVDEVGFVVTNITKEGYVTFTPVGGWFDQVLLSQRVVIRTKKGPVMGVIASKPPHLLTPEERQKVVTMDKMFIDVGATSEEEVKNLGVRLGDPIAPYSPFTLSATGKTVMGKAFDDRLGAFIAIEAVRFLRENGIEHPNTVYAAATVQEEVGLRGAQTVGWAVDHDVAIVTEVDIAGDVPGIDPRDAQAKLGKGPTIVTYDASMIPNQKLKEFVIEVAEEAKIPYQLSVVAKGGTDAGRLHLYKTGRPSIVIGVPTRHIHSHVSIAHLDDVVNAVKLIVELVKRLDSATVSSFSSF; encoded by the coding sequence GTGACAGACTACAAAATCTCGAATGAGGCTCTGGAGTTTCTGAAGAAAGTTTGCGAGGCTGTTGGACCTTCTGGCTTCGAAGACGAGGTTCTTAAAATGTTTTATGACTATGGCAAGAGCTTTGCAGACGAGGTTGTACGTGATAACCTAGGCTCGCTGGTCTTCATCAAGAAAGGATCGAGCGAGAGGCCGCGGGTTCTTGTTGCGGGGCACGTCGACGAGGTCGGCTTTGTTGTAACAAACATCACGAAGGAGGGCTATGTGACTTTTACACCCGTTGGGGGTTGGTTTGACCAGGTTCTGCTATCTCAGAGGGTTGTGATAAGGACGAAGAAGGGGCCTGTGATGGGCGTAATCGCGTCCAAACCCCCGCACCTCCTAACCCCGGAAGAGAGGCAGAAGGTCGTCACGATGGACAAGATGTTCATAGATGTGGGTGCAACGAGCGAGGAAGAGGTGAAAAACCTAGGGGTGCGACTGGGCGACCCCATAGCTCCCTATTCCCCATTCACCCTGTCAGCCACCGGTAAAACGGTGATGGGTAAGGCCTTCGACGACAGGTTGGGAGCTTTCATCGCCATTGAGGCCGTACGCTTCCTGAGGGAGAACGGCATTGAGCACCCGAACACGGTTTACGCTGCCGCTACCGTGCAGGAGGAGGTCGGCTTACGGGGCGCACAGACGGTAGGTTGGGCCGTTGACCATGACGTGGCTATCGTGACTGAGGTGGATATAGCAGGCGACGTCCCAGGAATCGATCCGCGCGACGCTCAGGCTAAGCTTGGGAAGGGGCCGACGATAGTGACGTACGATGCGTCCATGATCCCCAATCAGAAGCTGAAGGAGTTTGTGATCGAAGTGGCGGAGGAGGCGAAAATACCGTACCAACTGTCGGTAGTTGCGAAGGGAGGAACGGATGCTGGCCGGTTACACCTATATAAAACAGGGAGACCCAGCATTGTTATCGGAGTTCCCACAAGGCACATCCACAGCCACGTAAGCATCGCCCATCTGGATGACGTGGTTAATGCCGTCAAGTTGATCGTGGAGCTCGTTAAACGCCTCGATAGCGCTACCGTCAGCAGCTTCTCCTCATTCTGA
- a CDS encoding Mth938-like domain-containing protein produces the protein MSQPLVEAYSFGRLKLGGRVYERDLIVTPSRILSGWWRKEGHLLTLEDLADVAETEQVDSVVIGTGYSGAMEVLDEVLEHFRRKNVEVYVANTRKAVEIYNELVKAGRRVLGAFHLTC, from the coding sequence GTGTCCCAGCCGTTAGTTGAAGCGTACTCGTTCGGCCGGTTGAAGCTCGGCGGGAGAGTCTACGAGAGGGACTTGATCGTGACCCCCTCTAGGATCTTAAGCGGCTGGTGGAGGAAGGAGGGTCATCTGTTAACGCTGGAGGATTTGGCCGATGTCGCGGAAACGGAGCAAGTCGATAGCGTCGTGATCGGAACTGGGTATAGCGGCGCGATGGAGGTGCTGGACGAAGTCCTCGAGCATTTCAGGAGGAAGAACGTCGAGGTTTACGTGGCGAACACTCGAAAAGCTGTGGAAATCTACAATGAGCTAGTTAAGGCTGGGCGGAGGGTTCTCGGAGCCTTTCATCTAACCTGTTAG
- the galT gene encoding galactose-1-phosphate uridylyltransferase, producing the protein MEGINELRWNPLLGAWIIVSSKRRGRPWRSGECPFCPGAPETGYGWRVLTLDNRFPALRPDAKPSRGSNDIYEVKPGYGYCKVVVETPQHEGDLDDIPFEDLRLYVTELIRVSRELCADPGIHYVMPFRNKGELIGVSLTHPHSQIYALPFVPPRVQREMVNMENFWKEKGECLLCRILRLELEEAVRVLYENDSFVAFLPFFAMWPYEVHVYPKRHFGSLCEMGEAEIVDLADCLKVVAAMYNSLFDIDLPYMMVFHQKPCKMEAKFYHFHVEFYPLHRERDKLKYAAGIEWGAWTFTYDSLPEDKASELKAALSRGLAKLEAKGYKTRGTPFTRTSTKP; encoded by the coding sequence ATGGAAGGTATCAACGAGCTCAGATGGAATCCTCTGCTAGGAGCTTGGATTATCGTGTCTAGCAAGAGGAGGGGACGGCCTTGGAGGAGTGGGGAGTGCCCCTTCTGCCCGGGTGCTCCCGAGACAGGGTATGGGTGGCGTGTCCTGACGCTCGATAACAGGTTCCCAGCCCTCAGGCCAGACGCTAAGCCTTCCCGCGGCAGTAATGACATCTACGAGGTAAAGCCGGGGTACGGTTACTGCAAGGTCGTCGTGGAAACCCCGCAGCACGAGGGCGACTTGGACGACATACCCTTTGAGGATCTCAGGCTCTACGTTACGGAGCTCATCAGGGTGTCTCGCGAGCTGTGCGCAGATCCCGGGATCCACTACGTGATGCCGTTCAGGAATAAGGGGGAATTGATAGGAGTCTCCCTCACCCACCCCCACAGCCAGATCTACGCGCTCCCGTTTGTCCCACCCAGGGTTCAGAGGGAGATGGTCAACATGGAGAACTTCTGGAAAGAGAAAGGCGAGTGCCTACTCTGCAGGATCCTTCGACTCGAGCTCGAGGAGGCTGTCAGAGTCCTCTACGAGAACGACAGCTTCGTAGCTTTCCTCCCCTTCTTTGCGATGTGGCCCTACGAAGTGCACGTGTATCCCAAGAGGCACTTCGGCTCGCTGTGCGAGATGGGGGAGGCCGAAATAGTAGACCTCGCCGACTGCTTGAAAGTGGTTGCAGCCATGTACAACAGCCTCTTCGACATAGACCTTCCGTACATGATGGTGTTCCATCAGAAGCCCTGCAAAATGGAGGCGAAGTTCTATCACTTTCACGTTGAGTTCTACCCCTTGCACAGGGAGAGGGACAAGCTGAAGTACGCTGCGGGCATCGAGTGGGGTGCCTGGACTTTCACGTACGACTCTCTACCAGAGGATAAGGCATCCGAACTGAAAGCTGCTCTGTCAAGAGGCTTAGCAAAGCTTGAGGCGAAGGGGTACAAGACCAGAGGAACGCCGTTCACTCGAACCTCAACAAAGCCTTGA
- a CDS encoding type 1 glutamine amidotransferase domain-containing protein, whose product MKGKRVAFLVAHEFEDVELLYPFVRLSEEGAEVTIIPVKIGLHPRPAILDKPVTGRYGTPVPLEVFGLGVRYVVKNIEEVKPEDFDAIIIPGGFSPDHLRIDERVLSFVRRAHELGKIIAAICHGPQVLISAGLVKGRKVTAYKAVKDDLINAGAVFIDEPAVRDGNIITGRVPDDLPEFCLLIIEALSEKK is encoded by the coding sequence TTGAAAGGGAAAAGGGTTGCATTTCTTGTCGCTCACGAGTTCGAGGACGTGGAGCTGCTCTACCCGTTTGTCAGACTGAGCGAGGAGGGGGCTGAGGTTACCATCATACCTGTTAAAATCGGCCTTCACCCTCGGCCAGCAATCCTCGATAAACCCGTCACCGGTAGGTACGGGACTCCCGTTCCCTTAGAGGTCTTTGGCTTGGGGGTCAGATACGTAGTGAAAAACATAGAGGAGGTTAAACCCGAAGACTTTGACGCGATAATCATCCCTGGAGGGTTCTCGCCGGATCACCTCAGAATTGACGAAAGAGTTCTGAGTTTCGTCAGGAGGGCTCACGAGTTAGGGAAGATCATAGCTGCGATCTGCCACGGACCACAAGTCCTGATCTCCGCGGGGCTGGTAAAGGGGAGGAAAGTAACGGCCTACAAAGCGGTCAAGGATGACCTAATCAACGCGGGAGCCGTGTTCATTGACGAACCCGCCGTGCGCGACGGCAACATTATAACTGGACGCGTCCCCGACGATCTCCCTGAATTCTGCTTGCTGATTATTGAAGCTTTAAGTGAAAAGAAATAA
- a CDS encoding amino acid ABC transporter permease, whose translation MSEAISFIIDILPFLLDGLKTTLEISLLSFVFGMALAVLILPIRVFAPPPFALLARSYVEIFRGTPLLVQLLFIYFGLPAIGVKLDAYTACVLAVSLNSAAYQCEILRSALKGIPEIQFLSAESLGFSTLQIYRYVVLPQALRIAVPALVNELVTLIKESSLASVIGVVELTRRGEYLVAYTLRALEVYAAVAIIYFTLCTIASQAAKLLEHKFRIPGYEREGGGLL comes from the coding sequence TTGAGTGAAGCAATTTCTTTCATAATAGACATTTTACCATTCCTCCTAGATGGCTTGAAGACAACGCTCGAGATCAGCTTACTATCCTTCGTTTTCGGGATGGCTCTTGCCGTTCTTATCCTACCCATCCGCGTGTTCGCTCCTCCACCCTTCGCGCTGCTGGCTAGGAGCTACGTTGAAATCTTCCGAGGCACGCCCCTCCTGGTCCAACTGCTCTTCATCTACTTCGGCTTACCCGCTATAGGGGTCAAGCTAGACGCTTACACCGCCTGCGTGCTGGCAGTCAGCCTCAACAGCGCAGCTTACCAGTGCGAGATCCTTAGGAGCGCGCTAAAGGGGATCCCCGAGATACAGTTCCTTTCGGCCGAATCGCTGGGCTTCAGTACGCTGCAGATCTACCGCTACGTTGTTTTACCCCAGGCTCTTCGGATAGCCGTCCCCGCTCTCGTGAACGAGCTCGTGACGCTGATTAAAGAAAGCTCGTTAGCGTCAGTGATCGGAGTAGTGGAACTGACAAGGAGGGGTGAGTATCTCGTCGCTTACACTCTGAGGGCTTTAGAGGTGTACGCGGCTGTAGCCATAATCTACTTCACTCTGTGCACGATCGCTTCTCAAGCGGCAAAGCTGCTTGAACACAAGTTCCGGATACCAGGCTACGAGAGGGAAGGTGGTGGTTTGCTATGA